One genomic segment of Natrialbaceae archaeon AArc-T1-2 includes these proteins:
- a CDS encoding MaoC/PaaZ C-terminal domain-containing protein — MAYSYEPHYFEDFEVGQTFESVGRTVTEYDFVMHSAFTGDWTELHTNKHFAEEGHFGERVAHGPMTFSLATGFVYRCGIVERTVYAFLGMNYMDIPAPVHMDDTISLEMEVTEKREISSKDDAGLVTIDTTMTNQEDTVVFEGDMKFLIKRAEHYA, encoded by the coding sequence ATGGCGTACAGCTACGAGCCCCACTACTTCGAGGACTTCGAAGTGGGGCAGACGTTCGAGAGCGTCGGCCGTACGGTCACCGAGTACGACTTCGTCATGCACTCTGCGTTCACGGGTGACTGGACGGAGCTACACACGAACAAACACTTCGCCGAGGAGGGACATTTCGGCGAACGCGTCGCTCACGGTCCCATGACGTTCAGTCTGGCGACCGGCTTCGTCTATCGCTGTGGGATCGTCGAACGGACCGTCTACGCCTTCCTCGGGATGAACTACATGGACATCCCCGCCCCCGTCCACATGGACGACACCATCAGCCTCGAGATGGAGGTCACGGAGAAACGCGAGATCTCGAGCAAGGACGACGCCGGCCTCGTCACGATCGACACGACGATGACGAACCAGGAGGACACGGTCGTCTTCGAGGGCGACATGAAGTTCCTCATCAAACGCGCCGAGCACTACGCGTAA
- a CDS encoding MFS transporter has protein sequence MKYWGTFRYQRWIIWGILAVVFLLVSLYRLSSAVLADRLMVAFDTSGVALGTLHAAFFYVYALMQLPAGVLADRTGPRKTATAGAIVLNVGAVGFALADSYVVAFLARALVGLGGAVIYISILRFCASWFRADEFATMNGLTVAVSGLGGILATTPLAVAAGTFGWRGTTLALGAFGLALAVVVFVLADDEPEDAGFEPVTETDTTSLTLADVVENLRVVLSERVTWAISLMLFCSTGMLITLLGLWGVPYVVQTYGVSVTTASWYTLLGSLGLLFGPPAFGWLSDRLERRTVLVVVGGVGYVAGFGILAVAGQPPRIVVGVVYFAMGFLLGAFTLSYAVIKERHATSASGVSTSTINGAAFLGAALFPTLLGYVLDAYWTGEMVAGARIYTEVGYQVSFAIATVASAVALACSLWLYRQDPTA, from the coding sequence GTGAAATACTGGGGAACGTTTCGCTACCAGCGCTGGATTATCTGGGGGATACTCGCGGTCGTCTTCTTGCTCGTGAGCCTCTATCGGCTCTCTTCGGCCGTCCTCGCCGACCGGCTGATGGTGGCGTTCGATACCAGCGGTGTGGCACTCGGAACGCTTCATGCCGCGTTCTTCTACGTCTATGCGCTCATGCAGTTGCCCGCCGGCGTGCTCGCAGACCGAACCGGTCCCCGGAAAACGGCGACGGCCGGGGCGATCGTTCTCAACGTCGGTGCGGTCGGGTTCGCACTCGCGGACAGTTACGTCGTTGCGTTTCTCGCTCGAGCGCTCGTCGGTCTCGGCGGCGCGGTGATATACATCTCGATACTACGATTCTGTGCGAGCTGGTTTCGTGCCGACGAGTTCGCGACGATGAACGGACTCACGGTCGCCGTCTCCGGGCTCGGCGGCATCCTCGCGACGACGCCGCTTGCCGTCGCCGCCGGGACGTTCGGCTGGCGCGGAACCACGCTCGCGCTGGGGGCGTTCGGACTCGCACTCGCCGTCGTCGTCTTCGTACTCGCCGACGACGAACCGGAAGACGCGGGCTTCGAACCCGTAACCGAGACCGACACGACGAGTCTGACGCTCGCAGACGTCGTCGAGAACCTTCGCGTCGTGCTTTCCGAACGGGTCACGTGGGCCATCAGCCTCATGCTGTTCTGTTCGACGGGGATGCTGATCACGCTGCTTGGACTGTGGGGAGTGCCCTACGTCGTCCAGACCTACGGCGTCTCGGTGACGACCGCTTCCTGGTACACGCTGCTTGGCAGTCTCGGACTCCTCTTCGGCCCGCCCGCGTTCGGCTGGCTCTCGGATCGCCTCGAGCGCCGGACCGTTCTCGTCGTCGTCGGCGGTGTCGGCTACGTCGCCGGCTTCGGTATCCTCGCGGTCGCGGGACAGCCGCCACGGATCGTGGTCGGCGTCGTTTACTTCGCTATGGGCTTTCTGCTCGGGGCGTTCACGCTGAGCTACGCCGTGATCAAGGAACGACACGCGACGAGCGCAAGCGGCGTCTCGACGTCGACGATAAACGGTGCAGCGTTTCTCGGTGCGGCGCTTTTCCCGACGCTTCTGGGCTACGTCCTCGACGCCTACTGGACGGGCGAGATGGTCGCCGGCGCGCGGATCTACACGGAGGTCGGCTACCAGGTGTCGTTCGCGATCGCGACCGTCGCGAGCGCGGTTGCACTCGCGTGTAGCCTCTGGCTTTACCGACAGGACCCGACGGCGTGA
- a CDS encoding enoyl-CoA hydratase/isomerase family protein — protein sequence MSLPESPVDGAEEVEAVADDCETVHASVGDRVAGVATVTLDRPDARNALNAQVRAELKEVAAAIEASDVRVVVLTGEDEAKAFVAGADVSEFRERTALEQREISKRPRVYEVVDDLPQPVIGRLNGHALGGGCELAQACDVRIAHERAKIGQPEITLGIMPGGGGTQRLPRLVGEGQAMRLILSGELIDAEEAREIGLVDVVCADDDELDEEVYDLAESMAAKSPVALEFAKKAVKASSRMDLEAGIEYEAELFAQLFGTEDKNEGIDAFFEDREPTWNGR from the coding sequence ATGAGCCTGCCCGAGAGCCCCGTCGACGGTGCCGAGGAGGTCGAGGCTGTCGCCGACGACTGCGAGACGGTCCACGCCTCGGTCGGCGACCGCGTCGCCGGCGTCGCGACTGTCACCCTCGACCGGCCCGACGCGCGAAACGCCCTGAACGCGCAGGTCCGCGCCGAGTTGAAGGAGGTCGCGGCAGCGATCGAAGCGAGTGACGTCCGCGTCGTCGTCCTCACCGGCGAAGACGAGGCGAAGGCGTTCGTCGCCGGGGCCGACGTCTCCGAGTTCCGCGAGCGTACGGCCCTCGAGCAACGCGAGATCTCGAAACGGCCGCGGGTCTACGAGGTCGTCGACGACCTCCCCCAGCCCGTCATCGGTCGGCTCAACGGCCACGCGCTGGGCGGTGGCTGTGAACTCGCCCAGGCCTGTGACGTACGCATCGCTCACGAGCGGGCCAAGATCGGCCAGCCCGAGATCACCCTCGGGATCATGCCCGGCGGTGGCGGCACCCAGCGTCTGCCCCGGCTGGTCGGCGAGGGACAGGCCATGCGCCTGATCCTCTCGGGCGAGCTGATCGACGCCGAGGAGGCCCGCGAGATCGGCCTCGTCGACGTCGTCTGTGCGGACGACGACGAACTCGACGAGGAGGTGTACGACCTCGCCGAGTCGATGGCCGCGAAAAGTCCCGTCGCGCTCGAGTTCGCGAAGAAGGCGGTGAAAGCGAGCTCCCGGATGGACCTCGAGGCGGGCATCGAGTACGAGGCCGAACTGTTCGCCCAGCTGTTCGGTACCGAAGACAAAAACGAGGGCATCGACGCCTTCTTCGAGGATCGCGAGCCGACGTGGAACGGTCGGTGA
- a CDS encoding 3-hydroxyacyl-CoA dehydrogenase family protein produces the protein MQVAVLGAGTMGHGIAQVTAMAGHDVVVRDIETEYVENGLEAIEDTLEGGIEREKVTREEADAALERLSGTTDLADAVEGADLVVEAVPEDIDLKKGTMEDVEELVDEDTIIATNTSSLSVTEIASAAENDGRVIGLHFFNPVHIMGLVEIVVAEQTDEATLEFAHGYVEDIEKTPVEVTDSPGFASSRLGVALGVEAMRMVEEGVADPRDIDAAMELGYNHPMGPIELGDVVGLDVRLDILEYLREELGERFKPPQALKRKVRAGKLGKKTGEGFYVWEDGEIVGVSGEVEE, from the coding sequence ATGCAGGTTGCAGTACTCGGAGCCGGCACTATGGGCCACGGCATTGCACAGGTTACAGCGATGGCCGGCCACGACGTCGTCGTACGGGATATCGAGACGGAGTACGTCGAGAACGGACTCGAGGCGATCGAGGACACCCTCGAGGGCGGCATCGAACGCGAGAAAGTCACCCGCGAGGAGGCCGACGCGGCGCTCGAGCGCCTCTCGGGCACCACGGACCTGGCCGACGCCGTCGAGGGGGCAGACCTCGTCGTCGAGGCCGTGCCCGAGGACATCGACCTGAAGAAGGGAACGATGGAAGACGTCGAGGAACTGGTCGACGAGGACACGATCATCGCGACCAACACCTCCTCGCTGTCGGTCACGGAGATCGCAAGCGCCGCCGAGAACGACGGCCGCGTGATCGGGCTGCACTTTTTCAACCCCGTCCACATCATGGGACTCGTCGAGATTGTCGTCGCCGAACAGACCGACGAGGCAACCCTCGAGTTCGCCCACGGCTACGTCGAGGACATCGAGAAGACCCCCGTCGAGGTCACCGACTCGCCGGGCTTTGCCTCCTCGCGGCTGGGCGTCGCGCTGGGCGTCGAGGCGATGCGAATGGTCGAGGAAGGCGTCGCCGACCCCCGGGACATCGACGCCGCGATGGAACTGGGCTACAACCACCCGATGGGACCGATCGAACTCGGCGACGTCGTCGGCCTGGACGTCCGCCTGGACATCCTCGAGTACCTCCGCGAGGAACTGGGCGAGCGGTTCAAGCCGCCACAGGCGCTCAAACGGAAGGTCCGTGCGGGCAAACTGGGCAAGAAGACCGGCGAAGGCTTCTACGTCTGGGAGGACGGCGAAATCGTCGGCGTCAGCGGGGAGGTCGAGGAATGA
- a CDS encoding AzlD domain-containing protein has translation MNDYSLLEIWAVILVIAVATYLIRLSFIHLFGRINQVPTRVKLFLKFVPAAVLAALVAPQLVTPSPDVAEMVLDERLFAAIVATAVAWWRGDILLTIIVGMVALWALQFGPGLVF, from the coding sequence ATGAACGACTACTCGCTGCTCGAGATCTGGGCCGTGATCCTCGTCATCGCTGTCGCGACCTACCTCATCCGGCTATCGTTCATCCACCTGTTCGGCCGGATCAACCAGGTCCCGACGCGGGTCAAACTGTTCCTCAAGTTCGTGCCCGCAGCGGTGCTTGCGGCGCTGGTCGCCCCACAGCTCGTCACGCCGAGCCCGGACGTCGCCGAGATGGTTCTCGACGAACGGCTGTTCGCCGCGATCGTCGCCACCGCCGTCGCGTGGTGGCGCGGCGACATCCTGTTGACGATCATCGTCGGCATGGTCGCGCTCTGGGCGCTGCAGTTCGGTCCCGGACTCGTCTTCTGA
- a CDS encoding AzlC family ABC transporter permease, with protein sequence MNGDFKAGARDSVGILLGLIPFAIVFGIAADGAGLSTAQTVAMSAVIFAGTAQLVTAELIGANAGLVIVIVTGIVINLRMLMYSASIAPHFTEYGKRVRAYLAYFLTDHVYAMSIAEYGKDDSDRNKRLYYLGLGVTIWVVWVATTAIGYLLGAGIPESLNLMFAVPLVFLAILVPAIEDAPQVVAALASAVVAIAAAYAVAEFGMPQGVDLLLAAAVGIVAGVTTEEVIG encoded by the coding sequence ATGAACGGGGACTTCAAAGCGGGGGCCAGAGATTCCGTCGGGATCTTGCTGGGACTCATCCCGTTCGCGATCGTCTTCGGGATCGCCGCCGACGGTGCGGGACTGTCGACCGCCCAGACGGTGGCGATGTCCGCGGTCATCTTCGCGGGCACCGCACAGCTCGTCACCGCCGAGTTGATCGGCGCGAACGCCGGACTCGTCATCGTGATCGTCACCGGTATCGTGATCAACCTGCGGATGCTCATGTACTCGGCGTCGATCGCGCCACATTTCACCGAGTACGGAAAGCGCGTGCGGGCGTACCTCGCGTACTTCCTCACCGACCACGTCTACGCGATGTCGATCGCCGAGTACGGCAAGGACGACAGCGACCGTAACAAGCGGCTGTACTACCTCGGACTCGGCGTGACCATCTGGGTCGTCTGGGTCGCGACGACGGCGATTGGGTATCTCCTCGGTGCCGGCATTCCGGAGTCGCTGAACCTCATGTTCGCGGTTCCGCTGGTCTTTCTCGCCATCCTGGTTCCGGCGATCGAGGACGCGCCACAGGTCGTCGCTGCACTCGCCAGCGCCGTCGTCGCGATCGCTGCAGCCTACGCCGTCGCCGAGTTCGGCATGCCTCAGGGGGTTGACCTCCTGCTCGCGGCGGCCGTCGGGATCGTTGCCGGCGTGACCACAGAGGAGGTGATTGGCTGA
- a CDS encoding thiolase family protein — translation MTDAEAVIVDAVRTPQAKKDGGLADTYPEDLVIAILEALEERTGVPAGEWDDFRLGCANQENEQGRNLARQSLLAGGFPEEVPGATTTRLCGSSLTTLVDAARAIETGDGEVFPVAGVEHMSRIPFSDWLHPGIEERYDPDDLPMGATAERVARKFDVGREEQDEFALRSHQRALEAWEEGRFDDEVVPVETEDGVVDRDEGPREDTDMETLSGLPTVFADDDQGTVTPGNASPLTDGAAGLLVTSAEYADEHDLDVLARVRSRGVAGVDPTIMGIGPVPATRDALEGTDLTVDDMDLVELNEAFASQSLYCARELGIPEEKLNVNGGAIALGHPLGCSGARIATTLLHELKRRDGRYGLATMCVGFGQGVATVFERS, via the coding sequence ATGACCGACGCCGAGGCTGTAATCGTCGACGCAGTACGGACGCCACAGGCGAAAAAGGACGGCGGACTCGCCGACACGTATCCGGAGGACCTCGTGATCGCGATCCTCGAGGCACTCGAGGAGCGAACCGGCGTCCCCGCCGGGGAGTGGGACGACTTCCGGCTCGGCTGTGCAAACCAGGAGAACGAACAGGGCCGAAACCTCGCTCGCCAGTCGCTGCTCGCCGGCGGGTTCCCCGAGGAGGTCCCCGGCGCGACGACCACCCGGCTCTGTGGTTCCTCGCTCACCACGCTCGTCGACGCCGCCCGCGCGATCGAGACGGGCGACGGCGAGGTCTTCCCCGTCGCCGGCGTCGAGCACATGAGCCGGATCCCCTTCTCGGACTGGCTCCACCCCGGGATCGAGGAGCGCTACGACCCCGACGACCTCCCGATGGGCGCGACCGCCGAACGCGTCGCCCGGAAGTTCGACGTCGGCCGGGAAGAACAGGACGAGTTCGCGCTTCGATCTCACCAGCGCGCCCTCGAGGCCTGGGAGGAGGGTCGGTTCGACGACGAGGTCGTTCCCGTCGAGACCGAGGACGGCGTCGTCGACCGCGACGAGGGCCCACGCGAGGACACGGACATGGAGACCCTCTCCGGCCTTCCGACCGTCTTCGCCGACGACGACCAGGGAACGGTCACCCCCGGCAACGCCTCGCCGCTGACCGACGGCGCGGCCGGCCTGCTGGTCACGAGCGCCGAGTACGCCGACGAACACGACCTCGACGTGCTCGCACGCGTCCGCTCCCGCGGCGTCGCCGGCGTCGACCCCACCATCATGGGGATCGGCCCGGTCCCGGCGACGAGAGACGCACTCGAGGGCACCGACCTCACCGTCGACGACATGGACCTCGTCGAACTCAACGAGGCCTTTGCCTCCCAGAGTCTCTACTGTGCGCGCGAACTCGGTATCCCCGAGGAGAAACTCAACGTCAACGGCGGCGCGATCGCACTCGGCCACCCACTGGGCTGTTCCGGTGCGCGCATCGCGACCACGCTGTTGCACGAACTGAAGCGTCGCGACGGTCGGTACGGGCTGGCGACGATGTGTGTCGGCTTCGGGCAGGGCGTGGCGACGGTGTTCGAACGATCCTGA